CATTTTTAGCAAATTCAATGtataggattttctttttaaaaaagaaagatgaagggcttccctggtggcgcagtggctgagagtccgcctgccgatgcaggggtcacgggttcatgccccggtctgggaagatcccacatgccgcggagcggctgggcccgtgagccatggccgctgggcctgcgcgtccggagcctgtgctccgcaacgggagaggccacaacagtgagaggactgcgtaccgcaaaaaaaaagaaaaaaaaagagaaaagaaagatgaaattttaaatgtttcttgaaaggTAGCTTAATGATCAAAACTAAATGCACAAGTACTCAACAGATTCTCTTGAATTtctcaaaatacaaataaaacataagaaagaaaaaagttaggaaaaaagaataaaaaataagaaaacatgatACTTTACTCGAAGCaacaaatgaaatttgaaatgcTATAACAAACATATACTCTATGATCACAAATTCAGACTCTTTGTAGCTTACAAGACCATAAGGAACAGttgtgaattaaaataaaatgcaccacCACTTTTAGaaggttaaaatattttctatcttttcaccATAATGTACGGCACcattttttttgtagaaaaaaatgaaaatgtatatctTGTTAACAAATGAAAAGTTTAGAAACTGTATTTTAACTATGAAATCCACCTTAGTCTACTTGACAATACAAGGTAGAAACTCAAAAACATTATTATCCACTGGCAGTCAAACGAAGATAAAAGCCCACAATTTACACAAGCAAAACACTGAGTTGATAACAGATGTACAAAGAACTCCTGTGCAATTCCTAGGCACATCTGTTCAAACAGGTTAAAAGAGAACTCAGTCCAAAAGACACTAAATTATGCTGCAGAGGGTTCCACAACTGGTGGGCACACAAGTGCCACATTCTGACACAATCAACCACTTCGTGGGCATTTAAGAAACTTCTCTACTGGGTAATCGTTATTCTTTGAGGATGGTGCCACCCTATCAAGCTACAAACAAGGGCTTGTGTCCCTCAAGAATACAACAGAAATCACATTCTTTCATGTACTGGAGAGGTGGAGCACCTATTAGGGTAACATTCTAAGTGATAGAGATCACTGTCTTTGGAGTTCCAGTCTCAGATGGTGCTCAATGCAGTCATTCTCAGTAAGACTTGCTTGCTTTTCCTCTCTACTTTAACAGTTGAACAGATTTCCAACCAGACCAAGACAATTATTTTTAGTACAGACATGATCTTTATAAGATTCTGAAGCTAACCCCAATTTAATAcggtttgcattttttaaaatgtcctattTTATTCCAAATCATTAAAAGAAAtcctttacttattcatttattctatttGCAATGTATCAATGCTCATTTATACATACAGACATATCATATATGTACACTAAAGTCAAGCAACAATACATGTGTAAACACATGGAAATCTCttccataaattaattttttcatagtctttttcctgatgtcattttcttaaaatctatGAGTAAATAAAACTCCACACATTTGTTTGCAAATGAAATATAACTTCTAGTTAGTACAAAATATAAAGATACCCAAATGAATTTCCTATTTCAGTATATCTGTTTTAATGATTCTGCtctgtattttgtttcatttgttatcaaatgtttttcaaatatcaTGAACACCTCTACCCAAGACTATAATATTCTCAACTACTGTTGGCTGACTACTTCTTACATGCCAGTTAATTAAtatgaaagattttaaatgtgCCAACAACTAATAGTTAAAAGAAACTATACccatgaaaatacattttcaaaggcAATTTACAATTcaattcatttaatcttaattccATTTTAGTCTTCATTTTGATATTTAAAGCCATTAAAGATTTAGTTAAATGGAGTTTAAGCATATTAATACTTTCTGTACAAAAAAGATGTAGCTCGAAAGTCATAGTTATAAGTCATTTTCAGGGTTTTGACCAAACTATTTGACTACTGCGACATCTACTAAAACTATCATTACTATGAACTGTTTTCTGACAGCATAAGAATCTAAATAGTATACACAGGCATTCTAActatatttctgaaaatttattaaacattaaattaattttaatataaatcctGCAAGTAGATATTTAGAAACATAAGCAATTTCATTACCATCTTTGCTAGCTATCAAAGAATTTCTCTGAGAAAAAATAAGACTATTTTATCTAGAGGCTTACGATAATGCTGCCTAAAGATTCTTTGACATAGTAATGCTTCCGTAATGGTATATCCTAATGCCAGCAATGTCTGTTACATCCCACCTTAGACTGACTAAAACTAAAACCCTGGACACCTCTTAAAGCACTTATCAGATAGACacttgttttattctctttgtgaTTAAAGTTCTCATAGGAGGTGTTTTGAGCTTTTCCTATACTTGTTGCTCAATAGCATGCTTCGCATCACAGTCACTGAATAAgtaattttttagtttaaatttattatatCAGTATAAGTACTTAGCTCAAATGAACCCACAGATCTATGAAATCAACAATATTTGCGTTAATCAAAGAAAACTTTATATAAGCACTTTAACACTACTGTATGTACCTTGCCCATTAATTCTCTAATTCCTTGTTCCAATGTTAATAACGGAGAATGTATGAGCTCACGGTATGtactgaggttaaaaaaaaaaaaaagtcatcctaAATCTAAACTGTTCAGCAGGGTCATGGCAGACGTAAATTAAAACAGACTGCATCTCTCCCTTATCTTATAGGATAGCTTTTTTGAGGGAAAGTTGTTATTCTTGTTCTTAAACTTGTTCCCATTTATTCTGtacttgcctttttcttctttatctgtcaaatgcctttttttcccccttcttttctaGGTAGatgattttcctaaaataaatgtgataaattTACCTCCAATGCGCTCTTATTCTAAATGAATTCTTCAATCCCAGCTTATTTTCACGGATCGTTAGGATGCAATGGAAGTACCACGGTAGCCATGATCTTGGGAAATCATCTTCTCTagcagtgttttttaaaacaatataaaatgtattgtCAAACCATTTAAGACCAGTCTGCCAAAATGGTCTGACTGATACTGCAATGTCCTGTTCTCATTTATATTTTGAGAAGCAATGATTCCTTAGCATTACTAACCACCCCCCACCCGGACCCGGTATGTGTACTGGGCATGTCTTATAGGTATATCAGTAAGAGGAGAGGAAGGTATTCCTGGTCCACCAGGCCCTGCTGGACCTCGAGGGCACCCAGGTCCATctggaccaccaggaaaaccAGGCTATGGAAGTCCTGGACCCCAAGGAGAGCCAGGGTTGCCAGGACCGCCGGGACCATCAGCCACTGGGAAGCCAGGTCTGCCAGGACTCCCAGGAAAACCAGGGAAGAGAGGACCATACGGACCAAAGGGAGATATTGGACCAGCTGGTTTACCAGGACTACGGGGCCCGCCAGGGCCACCTGGAATTCCCGGCCCAGCTGGAATTTCTGTTTCAGGAAAACCTGGGCCACAGGGACCTCCAGGAGCCCTGGGACCCAGGGGCTTTCCTGGAGAAAAGGGTGCACCAGGAGTCCCTGGTATGAATGGACAGAAAGGGGAAACGGGATATGGTGCTCCTGGCCGCCCTGGTGACAGGGGTCTCCCAGGTCCTCAGGGTCCCATGGGACCACCGGGCCCCCCTGGAGTGGGGAAAAGCGGTAAAAATGGGTTTCCAGGACAGCCAGGTATCAAAGGTGATCGAGGCTTTCCAGGTAAAAGGGGGCCAACTGGCCCACCAGGCCCCCAAGGTCCTCCTGGGGAACAAGGACCAGAAGGTACTGGAAAGCCAGGAGCCCCTGGAGCCCCAGGCCAGCCAGGGGTTCCAGGGACAAAAGGTCACCCTGGGGCTCCAGGAATAGCTGGGCCCCCAGGGGCTCCTGGCTTTGGGAAACCAGGCTTGCCAGGCCTGAAAGGACAAAGGGGACCTGTAGGCCTTCCAGGGGGTCCGGGTGCCAAAGGGGAACAAGGCCCAGCAGGTCATCCCGGGGAACCAGGTCTGACTGGACCCCCTGGGAATATGGGACCCCAAGGACCAAAAGGCATTCCAGGCAACCACGGGATCCCAGGCCCTAAAGGTGAGATGGGGCCAGTCGGGCCTGCAGGATACCCTGGGGCTAAGGGAGAAAGGGGCTCCTCTGGGTTAGATGGAAAACCCGGGTACCCAGGAGAACCGGGTCTCAGTGGTCCCAAGGGTAACCCAGGGTTGCCAGGCCCAAAAGGTGACCCTGGAATTAGAGGACGTCCTGGCCTCCCAGGCCCTGAGGGCCCAACAGGAGCTAAGGGAGTGCCTGGGCACAATGGTGAGGCTGGGCCAAGAGGTGCCCCTGGAACGCCAGGTACTAGAGGTCCCATCGGGCCACCAGGCATTCCAGGATTCCCTGGATCCAAAGGGGATCCAGGAACTCCAGGTCCTCCTGGTCCAGCTGGCATAGCAACTAAAGGTCTCAATggacccactgggccaccaggtcCAAGAGGGTACGCTGGAGAGCCTGGCCTCCCAGGGCCCCCAGGCCCCCCAGGCCCCCCAGGCCAAGCAGTCCTGCCAGAGGGCTTTGTGAAGGCAGGCCAGAGGCCTTTTGTTGGTGCCAACCAGGGAGTAACAGGAATGCCTGTGTCTGCTTTCACTGTTATTCTCTCTAAAGCTTACCCAACTATAGGTACTCCTATcccatttgataaaattttatataacagGCAACAGCATTATGACCCAAGAACTGGAATCTTTACCTGTAGGATTCCAGGAATATATTACTTCTCCTACCACGTGCATGTGAAAGGGACCCATGCTTGGGTGGGCCTGTATAAGAACGGCACCCCTGTAATGTACACCTATGATGAGTACATCAAAGGCTACCTAGATCAGGCTTCAGGGAGCGCCATAATCGATCTCACAGAAAATGACCAGGTGTGGCTCCAGCTGCCCAACGCAGAGTCGAATGGGCTGTACTCCTCTGCGTACGTCCACTCCTCCTTCTCAGGATTCTTAGTGGCTCCAATGTGAGCATATTCCCACCGAGCTAATATGAATCTGCCTGAAAAGGCATTCCccaactccaccccaccccacaaaaTGCATATGGAGGTAGGCTGCAAAAAAGTGACCAATTTTAGTTTTCCAAAATACAGATCTGAGCTTTCAGACATAGTGTACAATATGTGAAAACCCTCTCAAGTTTCTAGTCAGCAATCCTAAGTCTCTCTAAAGTTTTCTGTGAACTCCTTCCGTATTTAAAAATTCTACCATAAAAGTACTGctaagctaaaaaaataaaatgatcttaaAAAACCCTGAAATGTGATGCTAAATCATGTTAAATTTGATTTTAGAAATTcagcatttccttttaaaataagccTGTTTCTAACGATTAACAGGAGAATTTCTAGGAAACATTCAGGAGGTGTCATGTATATTTATGGGACTTAAATACTTGAATATCCAAATTTAAAAGACATTGTATACCCTAAGATCTTTCTGATGGCGCATTACTCAAAGGCTTACGTGGT
The sequence above is drawn from the Delphinus delphis chromosome 14, mDelDel1.2, whole genome shotgun sequence genome and encodes:
- the COL10A1 gene encoding collagen alpha-1(X) chain, which gives rise to MLPQIALLLLISLNLAHGVFYTDRYQTPTGIKGPPSNTKTQIFIPYTIKSKGISVRGEEGIPGPPGPAGPRGHPGPSGPPGKPGYGSPGPQGEPGLPGPPGPSATGKPGLPGLPGKPGKRGPYGPKGDIGPAGLPGLRGPPGPPGIPGPAGISVSGKPGPQGPPGALGPRGFPGEKGAPGVPGMNGQKGETGYGAPGRPGDRGLPGPQGPMGPPGPPGVGKSGKNGFPGQPGIKGDRGFPGKRGPTGPPGPQGPPGEQGPEGTGKPGAPGAPGQPGVPGTKGHPGAPGIAGPPGAPGFGKPGLPGLKGQRGPVGLPGGPGAKGEQGPAGHPGEPGLTGPPGNMGPQGPKGIPGNHGIPGPKGEMGPVGPAGYPGAKGERGSSGLDGKPGYPGEPGLSGPKGNPGLPGPKGDPGIRGRPGLPGPEGPTGAKGVPGHNGEAGPRGAPGTPGTRGPIGPPGIPGFPGSKGDPGTPGPPGPAGIATKGLNGPTGPPGPRGYAGEPGLPGPPGPPGPPGQAVLPEGFVKAGQRPFVGANQGVTGMPVSAFTVILSKAYPTIGTPIPFDKILYNRQQHYDPRTGIFTCRIPGIYYFSYHVHVKGTHAWVGLYKNGTPVMYTYDEYIKGYLDQASGSAIIDLTENDQVWLQLPNAESNGLYSSAYVHSSFSGFLVAPM